In Sulfuritortus calidifontis, the sequence ACCCCGAGATCGAGCAGCGCATGAACAAGCTGGCCGAGGACCTGCGCTGCCTGGTCTGCCAGAACGAGTCACTGGCCGGCTCCCGCGCCGACCTGGCGGCCGATCTGCGGCGCGAAATCCGCGAGCAGATGCAGGCCGGCAAGAACGACCAGCAGGTGATCGACTACCTGACCAGCCGCTATGGCGACTTCGTGCTCTACAAGCCGCCGTTCAGGGCGGCGACCTTGCTGCTCTGGCTGGGGCCGGCGCTGTTCATCGCCATCGGCGGCATCGTCTGGTTCGTCACCCTGCGCCGCCGGCGCAATCTGCAGGCGCCGCAGATCGACGAAGCGGCCCGCCGGCAGGCGGCCAGGCTCCTGGCAGAAAACGAGGATAAACAATGAACATGCATTGGACCGTGGCCCTGTTCTGGGTGCTCGCCCTGATCGCCGTCGCCGTGGCCGTGTTGCTGGTCATGCGCCCCCTGCTGCGCGGCCGTAATCAGGCCGATGCGACGGAACGGAACCGGATCAACATCGCCGTCTATCGCGACCAGTTGCACGAGCTGGAGGCCGACCACCGCAACGGCCTGTTGAGCGACGAGCAGTACGCCATCGCCAAGGCGGAGTTGGAGGTGCGCTTGGCCGAGGACGCACTGGAGCCGGTCGAGGCGGGTGCCGCCGGCACGGGCCGCAGCCGCCGGCTGGCCTACGGCCTGGGCGCCGCGCTGCCGCTGGCCGCCTTCGGCCTCTATTTCGCCCTGGGCAATCCCCTGGCCATCCAGGTTGCGGCCGAGGGCCCCGAGGGGCCGGCCAGCGTCGAGGCCATGGTCCGCTCGGCCGAGCGCAAACTGGCGGCCAATCCCAAAGACGCCCGTGGCTGGTTCATGCTGGCGCGCACCTACGGCGCGCTCGAGCGCTGGCAGGACGCCAAGGCTGCCTACCTTAAGGCGACCGAACTGGTGCCGAACGAGGCCGCGGTCTGGTCCGGTCTGGCCGAGGCGACGGCCATGCTCCAGGGGCGCAATCTCGAGGGCGAGCCGATGCAGCTGGTGGCCAAGGCGCTCAGGCTCGATGCCAACGACCCCAAGGCCCATGAGCTGGCCGGCATTCAGGCCTTCCAGAAACAGGACTACGCCAAGGCGGTGACGCACTGGCGCGCCCTGCTGGCCCTGGCCCCGCCTGACTCGGGCTACGTCGCCGAGCTGCGCCGGGCCATCCAGGAGGCCCGACACTTGGCTGCGCAGGCCGGCAAGCCGATCGACCTCGGCCCCTCCATCCAGGGCACGGTTGATGTCACCGCCGGGCTCAAGGGCAAGATCAGCAACCAGGCCATCCTGTTCGTCTTCGTCCGCCCGGTCGGCGGTCAGGGCATGCCGCTGGCGGCCTTCCGCATGCCGGTCGGCGAACTGCCGCTGCCGTTCGAGATCGACGACACCATGGCCCTGGCCGGACAGAGCCTCGCCGGCCAGAAGCAGGTCCAGCTGGTGGCCCGCATCGCCAACTCCGGCCAGGCCAATGCCGGCAGGGGCGATCTCGAGGGCCGGCTGGAGCCGGTCAAGGTCGGCAGCCGCAACCTCAAGCTGGTGATCGACCGCGAACTGCCCTGAACCGACGCAACAACAGGGCCGCATCGCTCCTCGGGGTCGTGCGGCCCTTTGCTTTTCCGGGCGGTCTGTCTGACTACAATGAAGCGTGAACTCGGGAGAAGGGGATCTTATGTTCGAATCGGCAGAGCTCGGCCATCAGATCGACAAGGCGGTCTACGACAAGGAAGTGCCCAAGCTGCGCGAGGCCCTGCTCGACGCGCAATTCGACCTGGCCGCGGCCAAGAAATTCGAGGTGATCATCCTGGTCGGCGGCGTCGATGGCGCCGGCCGCAGCGAGACGGTCAACCTGCTCAACGAGTGGATGGACCCGCGGCACATCGAAGTCCACGGCATGGGCGAGCCTTCCGACGAGGAGCGCGAGCGGCCGCCAATGTGGCGCTTCTGGCGGGTGCTGCCGCCCAAAGGGCGGATCGGGGTGTTCATGGGCTCCTGGTACAGCTGGCCGATCCTCGACTACGTCTATGGCAATATCGACCAGGCCGCCTTCCACGAGAAGATCGAGCGCATCGTCAGCTTCGAGAAGATGCTGGTCGCCGAGGGCGCCCTGTTGATCAAGTACTGGTTCCATCTGTCCAAGCAGGGGCAGCGCAAGCGGCTGAAGGCGCTGGAGAAGGATCCGCGCACCCGCTGGCGGGTGAGCAAGCGCGACTGGGCCCATTTCGAGATGTACGACAAGTTCATCGACGCCGACGAGCAGGCCCTGCGCATGACCAGCACCGCCGAGGCGCCCTGGTACATCATCGAAGGTTCCGATGCCCGCTACCGCGAGCTCACCGTTGGCAACATCCTGCTCGAGGCGCTGCGCAAGCGGCTGGACGAGAAGGATGGGCCGGTCAAGGCCGGTCATGTGCCGCCGCTGCTGCCTTCGATCGACCAGCGCCACGTGCTCAAGTCGCTCGACCTCAGTCGCCGCCTGAGCAAGAAGGCCTATGAGCGCACCCTGGAAGAACAGCAGGGCCGTCTGGTGCAGCTGGTGCGCGACCCGCTGTTCAAGGAGATTTCCGTGGTGGTGGTGTTCGAGGGCAACGACGCCGCCGGCAAGGGCGGCAGCATCCGCCGCATCACCGGCGCGCTCGACGCCCGGCAATACCAGGTCATCCCGATCGCGGCGCCGACCGAGGAGGAGCGCGCCCATCCCTACCTCTGGCGCTTCTGGCGTCACCTGTCGCGGCGCGGCCGGATCAGCCTGTTCGACCGCTCCTGGTACGGCCGGGTACTGGTCGAGCGGGTCGAGGGCTTCGCGCCCGAGGCCGACTGGATGCGGGCCTACGGCGAGATCAACGATTTCGAGGACCAGCTCGCCCGGCACGACACAGTGGTGGTCAAGTTCTGGCTGGCCACCAGCAAGGAAGAGCAGATGCGCCGGTTCAAGGAGCGCGAGCAGACCGGCTTCAAGCGCTACAAGATCACCGACGAGGACTGGCGCAACCGCGAGAAATGGGACCAGTACGAGCGCGCCGTCTGCGACATGGTCGAACGCACCAGCACCGACTACGCGCCCTGGACCCTGGTCGAGTCGAACGACAAGTACTACGCCCGGGTCAAGGTCCTGACCACCCTGTGCGACCGGATCGAGGCCCGCCTGGCCGAGCGGCGCAAGCAGGCCAAGAGGCAGGCGGCCAAGGCCGCGAAGGCCAAAGCCAAGGCAAAGAAGAAGTAGGGGCCGGGCCCTAAGTCCATATTCCAAAATGGGTTTTTGGCTTGCACGCGTCTTGGCGAAAAAGTAGACTGACCAGTCTACTCATCGTCAGGTCCGCTATGGTCGCCGTAGAAGAAGCCCCTCAGGATACCCGCCAGCGCCTGCTGGACGCGGCTTGCGAAGCCTTCCGCGAGGAGGGCTACCAGGTCAGCATCGACCGCATCGCCGCCCGCGCCCGGGTCGCCCGGCAGACCCTGTACAACCACTTTCCCGGCAAGGGCGCCCTGTTCGCCGAGGTGATCCAGCACGCCATCCAGTCCATCCTGGTCACCCTCGAGGGCGACGGTCCCGTGCGCGAGACCCTGCTCGCCTTCGGCCAGGCCTATCGCGAGAAGCTGCTCAGCCCCGAGGGCCTGGCCATCTTCCGCACAGTAACCGCCGAGGCGCCGCGCTTTCCCGAACTGGCCCGGCAGTTTTTCCGCCAGGGGCCGGCCATCACCCGCAAGCGTCTGGCCGAGTACCTGGCCCGCGCCATGGCGGCCGGCAGCCTGCGCCAGGACGACCCGGACTTCGCCGCCGAGATGCTTGCCGCCATGCTGATCGATTTCGACCGCCTGCGCGGCCTGATCGATCTGCAAACCGATTTGCTCAAACCCGCCAAGACGGCACAGGTGGTCGATGGCTTCCTGCGCATGTACGCCGCCGGAAAGGACACGCAATGAAACGCCTCGCCCCGATTCTGCTTCTGCCCCTGTTCACCGCTTGCGGCCCTGGCGACAAGGGGGCCGGTCCCGGTTCCGGCCCCGGCAACATGCCGCCGCCCGAGGTCGAGGTGGTCGAGGCCGACCGCGGCGCCGTCACCCTCACGCCCGAGCTGCCCGGCCGGGTGGCCGCCGTGCGCACGGCGCAGGTGCGGGCCCGGGTCGAGGGCATCGTCGAGAAGCAACTGTTCCAGGACGGCAGCGACGTGCGCGCGGGCCAGGCCCTGTTCCAGCTGGATGACCGCACCTACCGCACCGCTGCCCAGGCGGCCGAGGCCGAGGTCGAGACGAAGCGGCTCAACCTGCAGCGGATCGAGGCGCTGCTGCCGATCAAGGCGGTCAGCCAGCAGGAGGCCGACGCCGCCCGGGCCGCGCTGAAGCAGGCCGAGGCCCAGCTCGCGCGTGCCCGCCTGGATCTGGAAAACACCACCGTGCCGGCCGCCATCTCCGGCCGCATCGGCCGCGCCCTGGTCACCGAGGGCGCCCTGGTCGGCCGCGGCGAGGCCACCCTGCTCGCCACCATCGAGCAGCTGGAGCCGGTGCATGTGCTGTTCACCCAGCCCAACGCCGAGGTCCTGCGCCTGAAGGCGGCGCTCGCCGCCGGCAGGTTGAAGGCGGCGGAGGGACGCAGCGTCGAGCTGGTGCTGGAGAACGGCCAGGTCTATCCGCACAAGGGCCGGCTCACCTTCAGCGACATGAGCGTGGACACGGCCACCGGCGCCATCACCCTGAAGGCGGAATTCCCCAACCCCGAGCGCCTGCTGCTGCCGGGCACCTTTGTCCGCGTCCGGCTGGCCCAGGCGGTGGCGCCCGATGCCATCGCCGTGCCCCAGCGCGCCGTGCTGTCCGGTCCCCAGGGCCAGTTCGTGCTGCTGGTTGGGCCGGAAAACAAGGTGCTGCCGCGGCCGGTGAAGGTGGGCGCCATGGCCGGCGACCGCTTCGTGATCGAGGAGGGCCTGGCCGGGGGCGAGCGCGTCATTGTCTCCGGCCAGATGAAGGCCAAGCCGGGTTCGCCAGTCAAGCCGATTGAGCCGGTCGAGCCGGTCGAGCCGGTCGCGGCGAAGCGGGCGAACTGAGATGGCACGCTTCTTTATCCATCGGCCCATCTTCGCCTGGGTCATCGCCATCCTGATCATGCTGGTCGGCGTGATCGCGCTGAAGAACCTGCCGGTCGCGCAGTACCCGCAGGTGGCGCCGCCGCAGATCGCCTTCAACGTCACCTATCCCGGCGCTTCGGCCCAGGTGGTCGAGGACACCGTGATCAAGCTGATCGAGCAGGAGATGAATGGCATCGAACATCTCCTGTACATGGAGGCCGCCTCCGAGCTGGGCGCCGGCACCCTCACCCTGACCTTCGAGCCGGGCACCAATGTCGACATCGCCTCGGTCGAGGCGCAGAACCGCATGAAGCGGGTCGAGGCGCGGTTGCCGGAAGACGTGCGCCGCCTGGGCGTGCCGGTGACCAAGCCGCAGCGCAACTACCTGATGTTCGTCGCCATCCATTCCAAGGACGGCAAGCGCAGCGCCATCGACCTCGGCAGCTACGCCGCCGCCAATGTGCTCGACGAGCTGCGCCGCCTGCCCGGGGTGGGCGAGGCGATCCTGTTCGGCAGCGAATATTCCATGCGCATCTGGCTCAGGCCGGAGCAACTCAACAGCTACGGCCTGACCCCGGCCGACGTCAAGCGCGCCCTGCAGGCGCAGAACGTGCAGCTCGCCACCGGCGAGCTGAACCAGGCCCCGGCGGCCCAGGGCGCCCAGGTCAACGCGGTGATCGTCACCCGCGGCCGGCTCGCCACGCCGGAGGAGTTCGGCGCTGTCGTGGTGCGCGCCCTGCCGAGCGGCGCCACGGTGAAAGTGAAGGACGTCGCCCGGGTCGAGCTGGGCGGCGACAGCTACGAGCGCTATGCCCGGATGAACGGCCAACCCATCGCCGCCATCGCCGTGCGCGTGGCGCCCGGCGCCAATGCGCTGGAGGTGGCCAAGTCGGTCAAGGCGCGCATGGCCGAGCTGGCCAAGTATTTCCCGGCGGGCATCGACTGGGCCATCCCCTACGACACCTCGCGCTTCGTCGAGATCTCCATCTTCGAGGTGGTGAAGACCCTGGGCGAGGCCATGCTCCTGGTCTTCGTCGTGATGTACGTTTTCCTCGGCCACTGGCGCACCACCCTGGTGCCCGCCGTGGTGGTGCCGGTGGCGCTGGCCGGCGCCACCGCCGGCCTCTATGCCTTCGGCTTTTCCATCAACGTGCTCACCCTGTTCGCCATGGTGCTCGCCATCGGCATCCTGGTCGACGACGCCATCGTCGTGGTCGAGAACGTCGAGCGCATCATGCGCGAGGAACACCTGGCGCCGCTGCCGGCCACGCTCAAGGCGATGGACCAGATACTCGGCGCCATCCTCGGCATCTCGGTGGTGCTCTCGGCCGTGTTCATGCCCATGCTGTTCTTCGGCGGCTCGGTCGGCGCCATCTATCGCCAGTTCGCCACCACCCTGATCCTGACCATGGGTTTTTCGGTGCTGATGGCGCTGTCGCTGACGCCGGCCATGTGCGCGACCCTGCTCAAGCCGAGCGAGGCCGAGGCCGACGCGAAGCGCTGGTTCAACCGCTTCTTCGGCCGGGTGACCGAGCGCTACCGCGGCACCACCGCCCGCATCCTCGCCCGCAGCGGGCGCTGGATGGCGATCTATCTCGCGGTCGTGCTCGCCACCGGCTGGCTGTTCGCCCGGCTGCCCGGCAGCTTCCTGCCCGAGGAGGACCAGGGCTATTTCATCACCCTGGTCCAGCTGCCCGGCGGTGCCACCCAGGAGCGCACGGTCGAGGTGCTGTCGCGGGTCGAGCGGTTCTACCTTAACCAGCCCGAGGTCGAGCGCGTGATCGGCGTGGTCGGCTTTTCCTTCTTCGGCCGGGGCCAGAATGCCGCGCTGGTGTTCACCCGGCTCAAGGACTGGGACGCGCGCGGCGGCAGGGAACACTCGGCCCAGGGCGTCATCGGCCGCGCCATGGGCGGCTTCATGCAGATCAAGGAGGCCATGGTGTTCGCGGTCAACCCGCCGCCCATCCCCGAGCTGGGCGCCGTCGGCGGCTTCGATTTCCGGCTGCTGGACCGCACCGGCCAGGGCCGCGAGGCGCTGCTGGAGGTGCGCAACAGGGTGCTCGGCCTGGCCAGCCAGGACCCGCGCCTGGCCGGCGTGCGGCCCGAGGGC encodes:
- a CDS encoding cytochrome c-type biogenesis protein produces the protein MKHRYLIALLCGFLALPGHAGEAQPNAENPEIEQRMNKLAEDLRCLVCQNESLAGSRADLAADLRREIREQMQAGKNDQQVIDYLTSRYGDFVLYKPPFRAATLLLWLGPALFIAIGGIVWFVTLRRRRNLQAPQIDEAARRQAARLLAENEDKQ
- the ccmI gene encoding c-type cytochrome biogenesis protein CcmI, coding for MNMHWTVALFWVLALIAVAVAVLLVMRPLLRGRNQADATERNRINIAVYRDQLHELEADHRNGLLSDEQYAIAKAELEVRLAEDALEPVEAGAAGTGRSRRLAYGLGAALPLAAFGLYFALGNPLAIQVAAEGPEGPASVEAMVRSAERKLAANPKDARGWFMLARTYGALERWQDAKAAYLKATELVPNEAAVWSGLAEATAMLQGRNLEGEPMQLVAKALRLDANDPKAHELAGIQAFQKQDYAKAVTHWRALLALAPPDSGYVAELRRAIQEARHLAAQAGKPIDLGPSIQGTVDVTAGLKGKISNQAILFVFVRPVGGQGMPLAAFRMPVGELPLPFEIDDTMALAGQSLAGQKQVQLVARIANSGQANAGRGDLEGRLEPVKVGSRNLKLVIDRELP
- the pap gene encoding polyphosphate:AMP phosphotransferase; this encodes MFESAELGHQIDKAVYDKEVPKLREALLDAQFDLAAAKKFEVIILVGGVDGAGRSETVNLLNEWMDPRHIEVHGMGEPSDEERERPPMWRFWRVLPPKGRIGVFMGSWYSWPILDYVYGNIDQAAFHEKIERIVSFEKMLVAEGALLIKYWFHLSKQGQRKRLKALEKDPRTRWRVSKRDWAHFEMYDKFIDADEQALRMTSTAEAPWYIIEGSDARYRELTVGNILLEALRKRLDEKDGPVKAGHVPPLLPSIDQRHVLKSLDLSRRLSKKAYERTLEEQQGRLVQLVRDPLFKEISVVVVFEGNDAAGKGGSIRRITGALDARQYQVIPIAAPTEEERAHPYLWRFWRHLSRRGRISLFDRSWYGRVLVERVEGFAPEADWMRAYGEINDFEDQLARHDTVVVKFWLATSKEEQMRRFKEREQTGFKRYKITDEDWRNREKWDQYERAVCDMVERTSTDYAPWTLVESNDKYYARVKVLTTLCDRIEARLAERRKQAKRQAAKAAKAKAKAKKK
- a CDS encoding TetR/AcrR family transcriptional regulator; translated protein: MVAVEEAPQDTRQRLLDAACEAFREEGYQVSIDRIAARARVARQTLYNHFPGKGALFAEVIQHAIQSILVTLEGDGPVRETLLAFGQAYREKLLSPEGLAIFRTVTAEAPRFPELARQFFRQGPAITRKRLAEYLARAMAAGSLRQDDPDFAAEMLAAMLIDFDRLRGLIDLQTDLLKPAKTAQVVDGFLRMYAAGKDTQ
- a CDS encoding efflux RND transporter periplasmic adaptor subunit — translated: MKRLAPILLLPLFTACGPGDKGAGPGSGPGNMPPPEVEVVEADRGAVTLTPELPGRVAAVRTAQVRARVEGIVEKQLFQDGSDVRAGQALFQLDDRTYRTAAQAAEAEVETKRLNLQRIEALLPIKAVSQQEADAARAALKQAEAQLARARLDLENTTVPAAISGRIGRALVTEGALVGRGEATLLATIEQLEPVHVLFTQPNAEVLRLKAALAAGRLKAAEGRSVELVLENGQVYPHKGRLTFSDMSVDTATGAITLKAEFPNPERLLLPGTFVRVRLAQAVAPDAIAVPQRAVLSGPQGQFVLLVGPENKVLPRPVKVGAMAGDRFVIEEGLAGGERVIVSGQMKAKPGSPVKPIEPVEPVEPVAAKRAN
- a CDS encoding efflux RND transporter permease subunit, producing the protein MARFFIHRPIFAWVIAILIMLVGVIALKNLPVAQYPQVAPPQIAFNVTYPGASAQVVEDTVIKLIEQEMNGIEHLLYMEAASELGAGTLTLTFEPGTNVDIASVEAQNRMKRVEARLPEDVRRLGVPVTKPQRNYLMFVAIHSKDGKRSAIDLGSYAAANVLDELRRLPGVGEAILFGSEYSMRIWLRPEQLNSYGLTPADVKRALQAQNVQLATGELNQAPAAQGAQVNAVIVTRGRLATPEEFGAVVVRALPSGATVKVKDVARVELGGDSYERYARMNGQPIAAIAVRVAPGANALEVAKSVKARMAELAKYFPAGIDWAIPYDTSRFVEISIFEVVKTLGEAMLLVFVVMYVFLGHWRTTLVPAVVVPVALAGATAGLYAFGFSINVLTLFAMVLAIGILVDDAIVVVENVERIMREEHLAPLPATLKAMDQILGAILGISVVLSAVFMPMLFFGGSVGAIYRQFATTLILTMGFSVLMALSLTPAMCATLLKPSEAEADAKRWFNRFFGRVTERYRGTTARILARSGRWMAIYLAVVLATGWLFARLPGSFLPEEDQGYFITLVQLPGGATQERTVEVLSRVERFYLNQPEVERVIGVVGFSFFGRGQNAALVFTRLKDWDARGGREHSAQGVIGRAMGGFMQIKEAMVFAVNPPPIPELGAVGGFDFRLLDRTGQGREALLEVRNRVLGLASQDPRLAGVRPEGQEPGPQVYLDIDREKAQALSIDMAELNDTLASAIGVAYVNDFVRQGRILKVQMQAEADLRKTPEDLMRLPVRNRQGGIVQLGEIARPQWVVGLPKLDRYNGSPALKIAGGPAPGHSTGEAMQAMEEIAAKLPPGYGFAWSGTSFEERLAGAQAPILFALSLLVVFLALAALYESWAIPFAVILVVPLGVLGAVLAVQLRGLPNDVFFKVGLIAIIGLSAKNAILIIEFARKLHEDGMELVAATLEACRMRLRPIVMTSFAFILGVLPLAISTGAGAAGRHAVGTGVIGGMIAATLLAIFLVPVFFVVVRRFFPARPPRKETQND